In a genomic window of Flavobacteriales bacterium:
- the mce gene encoding methylmalonyl-CoA epimerase, with product MTRIEHIGIAVKDLNAAEALYTKLLGEPPYKREEVESEGVITSFFKAGPNKIELLKSTRPDGPISKAIEKRGEGIHHIAFEVADIRAEMARLKAEGFTLLNEEPKRGAENKLVCFIHPKSAGGVLVELCQEIR from the coding sequence CTGACCCGCATCGAGCACATCGGCATCGCCGTAAAGGACCTGAATGCCGCCGAGGCGCTCTACACCAAGCTGCTCGGCGAGCCGCCCTACAAGCGTGAGGAAGTGGAGAGCGAGGGCGTGATCACCTCCTTCTTCAAGGCCGGGCCGAACAAGATCGAACTGCTGAAGAGCACACGGCCTGATGGGCCCATCTCCAAGGCCATTGAGAAGCGCGGCGAGGGCATCCACCACATCGCCTTCGAGGTGGCCGATATCCGGGCGGAGATGGCGCGCTTGAAGGCCGAGGGCTTCACTTTGCTGAACGAAGAGCCCAAGCGCGGTGCTGAGAATAAGCTGGTATGCTTCATCCACCCGAAGAGCGCGGGCGGGGTGCTGGTGGAGCTGTGCCAGGAGATCAGGTGA
- a CDS encoding DUF1684 domain-containing protein, giving the protein MRALVLVVAALSGTAIKSQVNDQTWLDSLSAYWSRINADYADAEHSPLLPVDLERFTELERFAPDARFKVTAAFKPKKGKPFGMKTTTDRLPQYEAVGLLRFIMDGKKERLTVFRNIDLSKKPGYANYLFVPFTDLTNGEETYGGGRYIDLRGPLGKAVELDFNKAYNPYCAYGGKYSCPIPPIENHLDLRIEAGVKAFAH; this is encoded by the coding sequence ATGCGCGCGCTAGTCCTGGTGGTGGCAGCACTTAGCGGCACGGCCATCAAGTCGCAGGTGAATGATCAGACATGGCTCGATAGCCTCTCGGCCTATTGGTCGCGCATCAACGCCGACTATGCCGATGCCGAGCATTCGCCTTTGCTCCCTGTTGACCTCGAGCGTTTCACGGAATTGGAGCGATTCGCCCCCGATGCCCGGTTCAAGGTGACCGCTGCGTTCAAGCCGAAGAAGGGGAAGCCTTTCGGCATGAAAACGACAACCGATCGCTTGCCGCAGTACGAAGCGGTGGGACTGCTCCGCTTCATCATGGATGGGAAGAAGGAGCGCCTCACGGTCTTCCGCAACATCGACCTCAGCAAGAAGCCTGGTTATGCCAACTACCTCTTCGTGCCCTTCACGGACCTCACGAATGGCGAGGAGACCTACGGTGGTGGCCGGTACATCGACTTGCGCGGGCCTTTGGGCAAGGCTGTCGAGTTGGATTTCAACAAGGCTTACAACCCGTATTGCGCCTATGGCGGCAAGTATTCCTGCCCCATTCCGCCCATCGAGAACCACCTCGACCTCCGGATCGAAGCTGGGGTTAAGGCCTTTGCCCATTGA
- a CDS encoding HAD family phosphatase yields MSIDTLILDLGGVLIDVDYRATGLHFGSLGITGFDALYSKARQSDLFDRFETGDLSPQGFRDEVRALLSAALADTEIDAGWNAMLGTIPPERITLVKELKQRYQLLLLSNTNTIHVPAFEAIIARDLGIQDFRSLFHGAYYSCELGMRKPNAEIFQHVLEQHGADSARALFIDDSIQHVRGARAAGLHAEHLELEKEDVIGLVMRLGLLT; encoded by the coding sequence GTGAGCATCGACACCCTCATCCTCGACCTCGGCGGCGTGCTCATCGATGTGGACTACCGTGCCACTGGGCTTCATTTCGGGTCACTCGGCATCACAGGGTTCGACGCGCTCTACTCCAAGGCCAGGCAGAGCGACCTCTTCGACCGATTCGAGACCGGCGATCTCTCACCTCAAGGGTTCCGCGATGAAGTGCGCGCACTGCTCAGCGCGGCGCTGGCCGACACGGAAATCGATGCCGGCTGGAACGCCATGCTCGGCACGATCCCGCCGGAGCGCATAACCCTGGTGAAGGAACTGAAGCAGCGCTACCAGCTGCTGCTGCTCAGCAACACCAACACCATCCATGTGCCCGCCTTCGAGGCCATCATCGCGCGGGATCTCGGCATCCAAGATTTCCGGTCGCTCTTCCACGGCGCCTACTACAGCTGCGAGCTGGGGATGCGCAAGCCGAATGCTGAGATCTTCCAGCACGTGCTGGAGCAGCATGGCGCCGATTCCGCACGAGCGCTCTTCATCGACGACAGCATCCAGCATGTGCGTGGCGCACGGGCGGCAGGGCTGCATGCCGAGCACCTCGAACTAGAGAAAGAGGATGTGATCGGATTGGTGATGCGGCTCGGGCTGCTCACCTGA